A stretch of Rhodothermales bacterium DNA encodes these proteins:
- the rpmI gene encoding 50S ribosomal protein L35 encodes MPKMKTNSGAKKRFVLTASGRVKRKKAFARHILTKKTQKRKRNLRTSTLVHEVDESRVKRMISA; translated from the coding sequence ATGCCGAAGATGAAAACCAACAGCGGGGCCAAGAAGCGGTTTGTTTTGACCGCATCCGGCCGCGTGAAGCGTAAGAAGGCCTTCGCCAGACACATTCTGACGAAGAAGACCCAGAAACGCAAGCGCAACCTGCGCACGAGCACCCTGGTGCACGAAGTCGACGAGTCCCGCGTCAAGCGCATGATCAGCGCCTGA
- the infC gene encoding translation initiation factor IF-3 yields the protein MANNFTRVNDRIRAREVRVVDPKGNHGVFPLEEALRMAEDQQLDLVEISPQADPPVCKIMDFGKFRYEQQKKEKEAKKKQHTVELKEIRFRPHTDDHDFDFKTKHAKRFLEEGNKVRAYVQFRGRDIIYKDHGMELLAKFIQELSDLCKIDQEPKMEGRRMTTILSPSKKGK from the coding sequence ATCGCTAATAATTTTACGAGGGTAAACGATCGAATCCGGGCCAGGGAGGTCCGTGTGGTCGATCCCAAGGGCAATCACGGGGTTTTCCCGCTCGAAGAAGCCCTTCGAATGGCGGAAGATCAACAACTTGATCTCGTCGAGATTTCTCCCCAAGCCGATCCTCCGGTCTGCAAGATCATGGACTTCGGCAAATTCCGCTACGAACAGCAGAAGAAGGAGAAAGAGGCCAAGAAGAAGCAGCACACGGTCGAATTGAAGGAAATCCGGTTCCGTCCGCACACGGACGACCACGATTTCGACTTCAAGACGAAACACGCGAAACGATTCCTGGAAGAAGGAAACAAGGTCCGTGCGTACGTGCAGTTCCGGGGTCGTGACATCATTTACAAGGATCACGGCATGGAATTGCTGGCCAAGTTCATCCAGGAACTGTCCGATCTCTGCAAGATCGACCAGGAACCCAAGATGGAAGGACGCCGGATGACGACCATCCTGAGTCCGTCCAAGAAAGGGAAGTAA
- the thrS gene encoding threonine--tRNA ligase produces the protein MSRSITLSFPDGSTRSFDRGVTGTDVARDISEGLARVAVAIAVDGEVRDLSRPIESDATIRILTLNDKEGYATYWHSSAHLMAEALEVLYPGVKFGIGPAIENGFYYDVDLGDRTLGEADLEKIEAKMMELAKRDVAYQRREVPKAEAVAFFEEKGDEYKLELLEDLDDGTITFYSQGGFTDLCRGPHIPSTKNIKYAKLLNIAGAYWRGDESRKQLTRLYGITFPKKSELDDYLERLELARQRDHRKLGRELELFTFSSKVGPGLPLWLPKGARLRDTLSEFLKSEQTRRGYEPVVTPHIARLELFKTSGHYPYYKDSQFPPMMEDVEADEGYLLKPMNCPHHTQIYADRPRSYRELPVRYAEFGTVYRYEQSGELGGLTRVRGFTQDDAHIFCMPNQVKDEFKNVIDLTLTVLSALSFTDFKAQISLRDPANTSKYIGTAEQWDAAEQAIREAAQEMGLDATEEAGEAAFYGPKLDFMVKDALGREWQLGTVQLDYNLPERFDLTYVGEDNTKHRPVMIHRAPFGSLERFVGVLIEHCGGNFPSWLAPVQVTVLPVGQDFNGYAREVAEELRDLGFRVETDVRSEKIGYKIRQAEMQKIPYMLVVGDKEVQAGTVAVRRHGEGDLGKETPAAFADRLRTEIRETMHGTKQES, from the coding sequence ATGTCCCGTTCAATCACCCTCTCCTTTCCCGATGGCTCCACCCGTTCGTTCGACCGTGGTGTGACGGGTACGGACGTGGCCCGGGACATTTCCGAGGGTCTGGCCCGGGTGGCCGTGGCCATTGCCGTGGACGGTGAGGTCCGCGACCTGTCCCGCCCCATCGAATCGGACGCCACCATCCGGATCCTGACGCTGAACGACAAGGAGGGCTATGCCACGTATTGGCACTCCTCCGCGCATCTCATGGCAGAAGCCCTGGAAGTGCTGTATCCCGGCGTCAAGTTCGGCATTGGCCCCGCCATCGAGAATGGATTCTACTACGATGTGGATCTGGGGGACCGGACGCTCGGCGAAGCGGATCTCGAGAAAATCGAGGCCAAGATGATGGAGCTGGCCAAGCGGGACGTGGCCTACCAGCGCCGCGAGGTCCCGAAGGCCGAGGCCGTAGCCTTCTTCGAGGAGAAGGGCGATGAATACAAGCTCGAACTCCTGGAGGATCTGGATGACGGGACCATCACGTTCTACAGCCAGGGCGGATTCACGGACCTGTGCCGCGGGCCGCACATTCCGTCCACCAAGAACATCAAATACGCGAAGCTGCTGAACATCGCCGGCGCCTATTGGCGGGGCGACGAGTCGCGCAAGCAGCTCACCCGGCTCTACGGCATCACCTTCCCGAAGAAGTCGGAGTTGGATGACTACCTGGAGCGGCTCGAACTGGCCCGTCAGCGGGACCATCGCAAATTGGGGCGCGAGCTCGAACTGTTCACGTTCTCGAGCAAGGTCGGTCCGGGGCTCCCGCTGTGGCTCCCCAAGGGCGCCCGGCTGCGCGATACGCTCTCCGAATTCCTGAAGTCGGAGCAGACCCGCCGCGGCTACGAGCCCGTGGTAACGCCGCATATTGCCCGGCTCGAACTGTTCAAGACCAGTGGGCATTACCCGTACTACAAGGACAGCCAGTTTCCGCCCATGATGGAGGATGTGGAGGCGGATGAGGGATACTTGCTGAAGCCCATGAACTGTCCGCATCATACCCAGATCTATGCCGATCGCCCACGATCCTACCGGGAGCTGCCGGTCCGATACGCCGAGTTCGGCACGGTCTACCGGTACGAGCAGTCCGGAGAATTGGGTGGATTGACGCGGGTGCGCGGGTTCACGCAGGACGACGCCCACATTTTCTGCATGCCGAACCAGGTCAAGGATGAATTCAAGAACGTCATCGACCTGACACTCACCGTGCTGTCCGCGCTTTCCTTCACCGATTTCAAGGCGCAGATTTCGCTGCGCGATCCGGCCAACACGTCCAAGTACATCGGGACGGCCGAGCAGTGGGATGCTGCCGAGCAGGCCATCCGGGAAGCCGCTCAGGAGATGGGTCTGGATGCCACCGAGGAAGCCGGAGAAGCCGCCTTCTACGGCCCCAAGCTTGATTTCATGGTCAAGGATGCGCTCGGGCGCGAATGGCAGCTGGGCACCGTGCAGCTGGACTACAATCTGCCCGAACGGTTCGACCTGACCTACGTGGGCGAGGACAACACCAAGCACCGGCCGGTCATGATCCACCGCGCCCCGTTCGGCTCACTGGAGCGATTCGTGGGCGTGTTGATTGAGCATTGCGGCGGCAACTTCCCGTCGTGGCTGGCTCCCGTCCAGGTCACGGTCCTGCCGGTAGGCCAGGACTTCAACGGATATGCCCGCGAGGTCGCCGAGGAGTTACGCGATCTAGGTTTCCGTGTCGAAACGGACGTGCGGAGCGAGAAGATCGGCTACAAGATCCGTCAGGCTGAAATGCAGAAGATTCCTTACATGCTCGTGGTGGGCGACAAGGAAGTGCAGGCCGGTACGGTAGCGGTCCGGCGTCATGGTGAGGGGGATCTGGGCAAGGAGACTCCGGCCGCCTTTGCCGATCGGCTCCGCACGGAAATCAGGGAGACCATGCACGGCACGAAACAGGAGTCCTGA